CGATTTTTAATACTTGATGCGCGTATTTCCGTGCTAGTTTAATTGCACCTTCGTTCGCTTCTGCACCAGAATTGCAGAAAAAGACGCGATCGGCACACGAATGCTCAATTAGCCATTTAGCAAGTTGTGCTTGTTCAGGGATGTAGTACAAGTTAGAAACATGATGCAGCTTTTGAATTTGCTGTGTCACAGTTTCCACCATCGCAGGGTGTGCGTGTCCTAAAGTGCAAGTTGCGATTCCTGCAACAAAATCAAGATACTCTTTACCTTGAGTATCCCAAACACGACAGCCCGATCCGCGTTCTAAAGCTAGAGGAAACCGTCCATAAGTTGTCATCACACTTTGATCGAAGCCAGCAGCATCGTATGGATCGGATAATACTGCTCCTGCTTCGGCTGGTATTGCTGGATCTTGAATAAGTGTTTCTATACTCACTCGTTACTCCTCAAAAATTTTTAATTATTTGCTAGCTTAATCAAATTCTGCAAAATCTTTTGTCGCATCTGAATCAGATTGTAAAGGGTAGTAGGGTAGTAGGGTAGGCGGGTAGATGGGTAGATGGGTAGTAGTAGTGAACAATAGCAATTAAATCTCTCACTCTCTAGAAACTCGCCCACACTCCCACACTCCTACTTCTTCACTAATCACTCTTCTACTAGCCACTACAGAGGCAAGGTCAAGAATTTTAAGATACTATTTATCGATAATAATAGCTTTGTGGGAATGCTTGACTAACAATTATCTACCGATTCAGGAAACTACTTTGCAGCCTCCAGGCAATTTTGCTGAGTTAGTTATTGGGCTAATTATTCTGTTGTTAGTTGCCACAGGCGTTGCTTTATTGTCGCGTCGATTTCGAGTTCCTTATGTTACTGGCTTAGTTTTAGCCGGACTCGTATTTACTGAAATTTTACCGCGCCAGTTTGGTTTAGATCCGGCTTTAGTTTTAAATCTTTTCTTGCCGATTCTCATTTTTGAAGCGGGAATCAACACTGACATTAGTCGCTTACGCAGCACATTCAAGGCGATCGCACTTTTGGCAGGTCCAGGGGCGATGATGGCTACAGGGATAATTGCCATTTTATTGAAATTTGGGCTGGGATTAGCTTGGATACCAGCTTTACTTGCGGGAGTATTTTTAGCAAACACTGATACAGTGTCTGTTTTAGCTGTATTTAAAGAAATTCCTGTACCTTCCCGTTTGTCAACGATTGTGGAAGGAGAAACGCTATTCAACGATGCGGTAGCGTTGGTTTTGTTCAACTTAATTTTGAATGTCTATTCTACTGGTTCATTTACTTTTTTGGGAGGACTTCAAGAATTAGTCGTTGTTTCCGTAGGCGGTACTGTTGTCGGATTAATCTTGGGATACCTCAGTGTCGGTTTATTTAAGCGTTTAGACGATCCTCTCAGTAGTATCTTACTCACCGTTGCTATTGCTTTAGGAACGTTTCAAGCTGGGCAATTTTTAAATGTATCGGGGGCTGTAGCTGTAGTTGTTGCGGGATTGATTTTTGGCAATATTGGGCTTTCGCGTAATATTTCAGCTTCTAGCCGCATCACTTTGTTGAGTTTTTGGGAATATGCAGGTTTTGGAGTTAACACGTTTATTTTTCTATTGATTGGTGTAGAAATTAACCTGACAATTTTTTGGCAAACGCTACCTGGTGTGCTTCTAGCAGTTTTAGCTTTTCAAGCTGGACGACTGCTAACGGTTTATCCGTTATTGGCAATTGTTAAATGGTTTGATCGTCCAGTACCGATACGTTGGCAACACGTATTATTTTTCGGCAATATTAAGGGTTCGCTTTCGATGGCGCTTCCTCTTAGTTTACCGCTCGCATTGGCAGGACGCGAGCAATTAATTGCTTTGGTATTTGGTGCTGTTTTTTTATCATTGGTAGTTCAAGCAACAAGTTTACCCTGGATCGTCAAACGGTTAAAAATTGCTCAGGTTTCCTCTTCTCAACAGCAAGTCGAGGAGTTACAAGCCCAACTTATGACTGCTAAAGCTGCGCAAGATGAGTTAGAAACTTTACTCAAGGGAGGAGTTTTACCCAAGGCTATCTATGAAGAACTACGCGCGGCGTATCAGGTGCGAGTCGCTGGCGCAGAAAAAGCTTTGCGAAACTTGTATAACCGCCGTCCCGATCAGTTCGCAATTACTGGTAACGACCATACTAAACTCGATGCGATTCGACGCCGCTTGCTTTTAGCAGAAAAGGGAACGTTGAACGAAGCATTGCGCAAACGCATTCTCTCAGAGGAAGTTGTGCGAGAACGGCTGAAAGTGATTGACGAACAGTTGCTGCGACTTGAAGATGATTAAGATGGTAGTTGGGTTATTGAGTATTAAAGAGCAATAATCATCAAATCTCTCCCACACTCCCACACTCCCACTAGCCACTAAGAAGGAGCTGACGAGCAAGTATAGTTAGTTTGATTTTGAATTACTTTAGCGGGACTAATATAAGAAATTCCCTGCTGGAAGCCAGTCCCGATCATTACTGCTTCAATTATTGGTTCAGAAACATCTGTTTGAGCTACCCAATCGACAATAAAGTTTGCGCCTAAACCTCCAGTATTGTCAGATGTACTAATGAAAAAATCGGTAGAAGCTAAGGCGGCAAGTTGAATAGGATTCTCTAAATACTGCTGCACTAATTGACCCTCCGAATCATAGTAGCGTACGCAGGTAATAATAATTGGGTTAGCTAAATCAGTATTGCGAATACTCAGAGTCGTTGCTAAATTGAAAAGTCGTTTTTGATCGTCATGATAGATGTACGAATATACTGGGACATAAAGCGTTTGACCAGTCACTATTTTAGAATTTTCATCTAAAATTACCTGTTGTGCTTGATTGGCGGGGGTTTGATCGCCTTGTCCCTGTGGTGTTGTAGGTGGGGTACACGCACTCAGCACAATTATGGCGGTGATTGCGCATAGCGCAGCGCTGGGAGCGATCGCCAAAAAACGAGATATTGTCTCAGACATCACTAGCAGCCTTCGATAAAATCAATCATTTGGTGCAACGATCCTGGTTTGGTCACAATCAGTACGGTGGAACCAGGTTCGAGTACGGTACTGCCATTGGGAATCTTCAAGTCTTCATGAGGATGCGCTTGATAGCCAATAATTAACGATCCACGCGGAAAACGCAAATCTTGCGCGACTTCTGCAACGCTTTTCCCTGAAACATTACAGCGTTCTGGTATGGAAAGCTTTAAGACTTCGATTTGTCCTTGCTCAAAATGCATCATTGATTCGACTTGCGGATACTCAATTGCGTTTACCATTGTGGAAACCGCAAGTTCAACAGTACTGACAATGTGATTTGCTCCGACAAGGCGTAGTGGTTCGGCAAAATCACGATGGCGCATCCGCGTCAAAATGTGGGGAACTCCGTAGTGTTTGGCAAGCGTTACTAGTGCTAAATTCAACGCATCGTGTCTTAAAACGGCTGCTACTGAGTCGGCTTTGCGAATTCCGGCTTCTAATAAAACTTCGGTACTCACTGCGCTACCTTCAAACGCCATGACTCCTACTTGTTCGCGGGCATAACGACAAGCTGTAGGATCGATATCAATCACTGCAACAGTGTGTCCTAGTTCGATCAGTCTTTGTGCCAAACTCAAGCCCACGAGTCCTGCGCCACCAATGAGTACATACATTGCTTTTGTTTATAAGCTTCAGTTTTACTTTAGTGTATTCGCTTTGAGTTATGTATCTCGGTCAAAATCGCTATCTTAAATGGAGCAAGAGGACTCCCGCCACAACGAATTTTGGCGGTGGGATGGGCAGTTGTCTCAAGTCGGGAAACACAGCGTAGACACTGCCTTCATGAATTGCGACCCAATAAACAACATCGCGGAGCGATACATCTACACGATTGATCTAATTGTGTAGAAAAGCATAATATAAAGGAAAGTATTGAGGTCGAAATGCTTACCCTGACTTACGAGTACAAATTAATCCCAACGCAGCAGCAGGTTCTGGAAATTGAGAACATCCTAACCGTTTGCCGTAAAGTTTGGAATTTTGCCTTACGCGAAAGGAAGGACTGGGTTAACAGTCGTAAGTGTAGGATAGAGGCTTGTTCTTTGGAGCAAGAATACATAACACAACCGGATGTACCGTTCCCTAACTACCACATTCAAGCCAAAAATTTGACTGAAGCCAAGAAGGTTATCTCCGAATTGCAATTGGTTAATGCCCAAGTTTTACAACAAGTTCTCAGAACTTTGGATAGAGCTTGGGATGATATTTGGAAGAGAGGATTTGGCTTCCCTCGTTTCAAAAAACATTTTAGAATGAGGTATGAATGTTTTCCCACAACTTAAAGGGAAAATTGTTAAAGCAAATCGCCTAAAGCTTCCTCAATTAGGTTGGGTAAAATTTCATATTTCTAGACCGATTCCAGATGGGTTTAAGGTTAAACAAGCTAGGGTAGTTAGAAGGGCTTCTGGTTACTTTGTCATGCTGTCTTTGCAGCTAGATGTCAATGTACCTGAAGTACCTTACAGTGGTCATCCACTAGGTATCGATATCGGACTGGAAAGCTTCTTAGCTACCTCTGATTCTGAGCTAGTAGCTAGACCCAAATTCTTTAATCCACTTCATAGCAAGCTGGAATCGCTGCAAAGAAGATTGAAGCATTAAGAAACTAGGTTCTAATAACCGCCGCAAACTCAATCAGAAAATAGCAAGACTTCACCAACAGATATCAGATACTAGGAAGGATTTTCACTGGAAATTGGCTCATCATCTCTGTGACTCTTCGGGGGCAGTTTTTGTTGAAGACATTGATTTTAAAACTTGGGCTAAAGGTATGTTTGGTAAACATAACTTAGATGCAAGCTTTGGGCAGTTCTTCAATATTCTTAGCTTTGTTTGTTGGAAAAGAGGAGTGTTCTTTGCCAAAGTAAGTAAAGATTACACGTCACAAATTTGTCCTGAGTGTGGCACACTAACAGGGAAGAAAAAACTTTCCTCTCGTGAACATAATTGTCCTGAATGTGGGTACAAAACCCATCGAGATGTAGCAGCAGCTCAAGTAATTAGAAATCGCGGTATCCTTGCGGTCGGGCAGCCCGTAGGGTTAAAAATTGCTTCTGGAGACGTACTGACGGGGGCTTCGGTCTAGTTAAGTGTCTGTGAAAGAAGAATCTCCCGCAAAAGCGTGCAGACTTAGCGGTGAGAGTGTCAAACTAATACCGTTTGGAAGAAAGATGTGGGCTTGATGCGATCGCTAGTGAACTATTCACGAAGTCATCGGACAGCGCCCCGTCGTTGTACGGCGGGGTCTCTCTGACAATTTTTCAATCCAAAATGGTATACGGCTCGACTTAGTGAGTACAGTTAATGTGTTTAGTTCGCAAGCAGAAATTGAGCAGAAATATCGACGTATTCGCCGAGAACTCACCTTATCTGTCATTGGTCTTGGGGTTGTTCTCCTCGTTGGGACTCTCTGGTACTGGTTGATTGAAGGCTGGTCGTGGATCGATGCAGCATACATGACGGTGATTACGCTAGCAACCGTTGGTTATAGTGAAACTCGTCCGTTGGGCGATCGCGGTCGCTTGTTTACTGTAACTCTGATTATCATGGGAGTAATCAGTATCGGTTACATCGTTAATCGATTTACTGATGCTTTAGTTCAGGGCTATTTTCAAATTGGTTTTCAACTTCGGCAACAGCGACAATTGATAGATTCTTTATCGGATCACTATATTATCTGTGGCTTTGGACGTACTGGTCGGCAAATTGCTTTAGAGTTTGCGACTGAGGCGATTCCTTTTGTGACGGTTGACTCTGATCCTGAATCGGTGCAAGCCGCGCAGCAACTCGGTTATACCGTCGTTGAAGGTGATGCTACGCTTGATGAGGTTTTATTGAAGGTGGGTGTCGAACGTGCCACTTGTTTAGTTGCTGCTCTTCCTTCTGATGCTGAAAATCTTTATACCGTACTATCCGCAAAAGCACTGAACCCACAAATTCGGGCAATCGCTAGAGCTAGCACACAAGAAGCTCTACAAAAATTGCAACGTGCGGGTGCAGATGCAGTTGTTTCTCCCTATATTACAGGTGGTAGGCGCATGGCAGCCGCTGCTTTAAGACCACAAGTGATGGATTTTGTCGATGGAATTCTCACGGGTGCAGGTCGCGAATTATACATGGAAGAAGTCCGACTCGATCCTGATACTTGTCCGTGTATTGGTCAAAGTCTAGGTGCAGCCCGATTGCGATCGCAAACTGGAGCATTAGTTCTCGCCATTCGTCGCGATGATGGAACTTTAATTGGTGGTCCTACTGCTGATACGCAGTTGATGTCTGGAGATTTACTCATTTGTATGGGTACAGCAGAACAACTACGACGCCTCAATCAAATTCTTGGTCCAATTAATTCTAAGCCTCCCCGCCCACCAAAACACCTGTAAATGTATGGTGTTGTTAACAGTATCATCTGGGCGCTATTTCTACTTATTGGTCAATTAAGGTCTATTTCTTGATTAAACGCCCATTTTTTGTCGTGATTCCTTCTTTTGGCAGAAGTAGAGGAACGTAACCATAGTACATTAAATAATGTTACAACTTTGTCACTAACTCATCTCACTTCTACAAAAAGCTAATTATCAAGAATGCAACAAGCTGCTACCGACTGGTGGGTGGAAATAACGACACTTTCACCACGCTGTGTTTATTATTTTGGACCATTTGCAACAAAGGACGAAGCTAAAGCAGCTTACCCAGGATATGTGAAAGATCTCGATGGTGAAGGCGCAAAAGGAATTATTGTTGTGATTCAACGCTGTCAGCCTAAAGAACTGACGATATGTGAAGAAGATGAGAGGTAAAAACTTTATAACCACGGTTGGCGATCGCCCGTCAACACTCCGCTAAAATTTATGCCGTTTAATCGTAAATAAGCAATGCGATCCGAACCGTGAAGAACCATCGGTAAACGAGGCTCTTTTAACGCTCCGTAGTGCAATAATGTGAGTTTTAGAGTAGTTTCTACAACATTCTCAATTGATGTTTGATGTCCTTGTGGATGTATTCTCAAACGCAGCGGACGAGCTAAGCCCACACTAGAATGCACTTTGGTGGTGACGATAATTGCTTCATGTGATGAGAGTCGTAGGGCTAATCCTGGTATTGGTGCTGAGATTGTTTTATTTGTTTTATTAAAGTTATACAAACGAGGATTTCCAGACTTAAGACACTCTACCAAGATAAAGTTTGCACTGATCGCCTTAGCCCACTCAACTAAATTATGAACTTCTTGACCGCGAAATGGTCCATCGCGGTAAATTAAAATAGTTTTATTCCTGAGTTCAGCTACCGGAAGTAAACTTTCTAAAATTCGTCGTGGAATTTCTTCACCTTCAATCAAAGCGTCTTCTAATTGGTAGCGAATAAATTCACCTTGTCTGCCATAAAGACGAATACTAGCACAAGCATTCAATGTTCCTGGTAATTTTGCTTTAGAAACCCTCGATACATCCAACCCAATAATATAGTCTGCAATTTCTAATGGTTGGGCTAAAACAAAAGGTAAATTGCCTAATTTGCCGAGAATTCCTGGAATAACGGAGTTTAGTATATTTCTCGAATCAACACTTTCTAAAGTATCAGCGTAAACAAATTGGCTAGCAATTCCACGTCGCAATAATTGTGAGTATATTTGATAGTAAAGACTACCACTTTCATCACTATCAGCAGTGCGATCACTCTCTGGTAGAAATACTAAAACAATATCCGGTGGAACTATGATGAGTTCGTTGACAGCTTGTTCAACTTCTGATCTTAAACTAGCACCCGCCAATTTTTGAAGTTCTAAAGCTTTTTTATTAACAATATCACTAGCAAATTTATATTGTTTGAGACGTTGTTTAGTTTCCTCTAAAAAAGGATTTAATTTAAAATCACACAGCTTCAGTGCTGCAGTTCTAATACTTCTTGATTCATCGCTAAAATCATCGTGTCGGCGATAAACACCACCCTTAGATAATCCTTGAAGAATTTTGCCTCTTACTCCCGTAAATCCGTTACCAAAAAGCAATGGAGTTTCTTCGATCGGCGTTGCTGGTTGCCAAAATAAATTGGGATACTCTCTACTGTTAATACTACGCTCTAGTTGAAAACCATAAGCATTTAAAGTATCTTGAGCAATTTGCTTATAGGAGCTTAATAAGTTTTGTCGCTCTTGATTAGAGACTTTTGTTTTTTTAAGTAACTCTCCATAATCGACTTGAAATTGACCTGCGGTTTCAGCCGTGACGCAGGGACGTAGTGCAGCTAACGGATAGCGAAATTGCTTTTTGTTTTTACCAAATTGCACTGCAACTACAGGTTGATCTGCTGATACTTCTTCTAGCTTTCGTTTACTAATTGAACCTTGAACTAATGCTAATAGTTCTTCTCGTTGTTCTCCCACAGTTCCAGTAATACCAAGAATATTACAAGTATTACCATGCTCGATTTCTTTAACTTTAAGTCCAACTAAAGTTTGTTCGGGTTCGTGTCTATATGGATGATTGTTAAAGAAATCTGCTAAATCACATTTAGGCACAATACTACTACGAATCGTTAAGGTCATTGCTGGTAGTGTTGCTGATAACCATTCAACTGTTTCAGCCCAAAACTTTACTTCTCGAATAACTTCTACTAAATTTTGTGAAAATACAGTAATAGAGGATAAAGAACGATTTATTTTTAATATCTGTACAGCAAGTTGCGCCAGAATGAGAGGCGTTGGTGATGGCTGACGTACCCACTGAATTGAATAGCAGCGATCGCCAATATCGTTATGCAACTCATCTTGAATTTCTGCTAGTGCGTTTCGCCATTCATTTTGGTTAGGTAGTTGTTTGATTGCTCCAACTATCCAAAAATGTCCTTCTTGCCATATAGCGACAACTTTGGGGAACTTTAAACTAAAACGAAAAGCAAATCTATTGCCTAATTCCCGCTCTATTTCTGGTATTAATCGAAAACACATCAAGTTCTGATTTGATACACTTAGCGGTAAAATTTCACTTAAAAATGTTTCAGTTTGGGAAACAGTAGCTGTCATGCAGTAACCTCAATCTTAGAAAAACTGCAAACTGATTTAAATTGACAATATTGACACTGAATACCAGGATTTGGTGGAAAAATTTGGTTAAAAGCTTCGATATTTCTCCTATATCGCTGGAGGTCATGCTGATGTTTCTTAGCAATTTGCGCGATCTCGGTTTGAACTGCTTTTAATTGAGACACTGTTGCTGAAATTGGCTTTGACCATTTGCCAGTTTCTAAGTTATAAAACGAGGCAATAGCCGGTAGTTTTGGATATAGATAACTAACTGCTAATAGATAAACAAATCCTTGTCGGAGATCAAAGTCTGTTTTACCCGTTTTAAAATCTAAAATGTATAAAATATCATCTTCTGTAAAAATACAATCAATTGCTGCATATAAATTGAATAAATAATTACCTTGTTGAATTTGAATTGGTTGGGGAAATCCTTCATCACCGCGTGTGAGATGAATGATATGTTTATCCTTGAGAATAGGATTCTCTTGATATTTTCTCAAAATCAAGCGCACGCGTTCTTGGACTTCCTCTTTTTCTTGATTCAATTGCAAAGTTTCGGCGATTGTTTGCACTGCATTGCTGCAATTCAACATCGAATGGTCTTGATGAAACTCGTATACTCCTCTTTGTGCTAAATGACCAATTCGCTGAGGAATGTTATCTTGCTTTAATATTTGTGCGATCGCTGTTTCTTTTCCACGTGCTTTAGTGAAACCTCGTTTCATGTCGCAATGCCAGTTTTCTTGTCCAACAGCTGGTGCAAATAGTGACCACAAGTTATAACTGGCGAAAGGAAGCCACGTCATGTGTATTGTTAACAGTTACATTGATTTTTTTAACGCAAAAAATAATAACTCAATATTGATTTTTTCGTCAAGAACGAATATGATATGTAAATTACGTAAAAGTAAAAAACGTGTTTCAAAGCTTTGGTCAGATGCTTTGCCGAGTGCATAAAAATAAGAAATACACTCACTGTGAGATAGGATTGGTATTAGATTTCACATACTTGCCTAAATTAGAGAGCGATCGCTGGCACAGAAATGAGATTTAAACGCAGAAGAATTAATTTTTTTAGCAAGGCGGATTCCATAGCATGATGAAGATCTTCTCAAGCAATGCCTGCTTTTCGGCGAAGGCAAGAGAACCCATTTGCTCAGAAAGTCTTCCGCGCTGCGCCATTAGATAGCGAGGAGTATTGATGTCTACACCAATTGAACGCTGACAAGCTTTTAGAATGAAGAATGTAAATAGATACTAATCTTAACTTGCGTTTCTTTTATGGAGGTAAGCGGACTCGAACCGCTGACATCCTGCTTGCAAAGCAGGCGCTCTACCAACTGAGCTATACCCCCGATTTGAGAAGTGGCTTGATTGATTTGCCTTTGCTATTCTAACCTATAGATTCAAATTAAATCAAGTACTTTGTTGAGCAAATTTCGACAATTGTCAGAACGATGACCCAAATTGTTGCAACGTTTTATAAGTTTGTCAGTTTACCAGACGCGGCGGAAATACAAGAACCTTTGCTGTCTTATTGCTTAGCACATCATGTCAAGGGAACAATTCTGCTTGCACCGGAAGGAATTAACGGTACAATTGCCGCTACACGCGATCGCATTGATGCAGTTTTAGCGTTTCTTTGCGCCGATCCTCGTTTTACCGATTTAGAGTATAAAGAATCTACGGCAGATTCTCCACCCTTCGAGCGCATGAAGGTACGCCTCAAAAAAGAAATTGTGACGCTAGGCGTGCCAGAAGTCGACCCCAACGAGCAAGCAGGAACTTATATATCTCCTCAAGAATGGAATGCTTTAATTAGCGATCCTGAGGTGACTGTGATTGATACCCGCAACGATTACGAAGTAGATATTGGTAGTTTTAAAGGTGCGCAAAATCCGCAGACGCGATCGTTTCGCGAATTTCCTGAATACGTTAATCAAAACCTCGATCCGAGCAAGCACAAAAAAGTTGCCATGTTTTGTACAGGTGGTATTCGCTGCGAAAAAGCTTCTTCTTTTTTATTAACCCAAGGTTTCGCTGAAGTTTATCACCTCAAAGGCGGTATTCTGAAATATTTAGAGGAAGTTCCAGCCGCAGAGAGTTTGTGGGAAGGCGAGTGTTTTGTCTTTGACGAACGAGTTGCAGTAGTTCACGATTTAGAACTGGGAACGCATGACATGTGTCGTAGCTGTGGACATCCGATTTCTGAAGCTGATAAAGCATCGACACAGTATGAAGAAGGGATTTCTTGTCCTTACTGTTTTGCGGATCTCACTGAAGAAAAACGCAAGCGTCAGCAAGAAAAACAAAAACAGATTGAGTTAGCTAAGAGTAAAACTAATGTTATTTCCTCAGATTGAAGTGATTAGTAATTAGTGGCTAGTTACTAGTTGCAATGACTTAATATATAGTCTGGCTATTTTTATCGAATATGATATGAGAGCGTTTCCAAGCTAAAGTCAATCCATCACCAATTGGAATTAAGCTGATAGCAACTCGCGAATCTTGATGCAGTTTTTGATTGAAAGCGCGAATTTTATTCGTTCGATTATCCTGAACTTGAGGATCGGCAACTCTTCCTGACCACAATACATTATCAACCGCAATTAACCCACCAGGGCGAATTAATTGCAATGCTAGCTCATAATAAGTGTCGTAGTTGCTTTTATCGGCATCAATCAAGGCAAAATCAAAGCTATTGGCTGCACCTGTTGCAAGTAATTGTGTCAGGGTATCCTGGGCAGGCGCAATATGCAACTCAATCTTATCAGCAACACCAGCTTGGTTCCACCAATGACGCGCGATACTGGTATATTCCTCGCTAATATCACACGCCACAACTTTACCTGTAGGCGGTAAGGCTAATGCTACAGCAAGTGCACTATAGCCAGTAAACACGCCGATATCAAGGGTTTTTTGAGCTTGCATTAGTTGCACAAGTAACGCGATAAATTGTCCTTGTTCTGGTGCAATTTGCATATTACCCATAGGATGCTTGGCAGTTTCTTGTCGCAGTTGAGTTAATACTTCTGCTTCGTTTAAAGAAAC
The nucleotide sequence above comes from Gloeocapsopsis sp. IPPAS B-1203. Encoded proteins:
- a CDS encoding potassium channel protein — its product is MSTVNVFSSQAEIEQKYRRIRRELTLSVIGLGVVLLVGTLWYWLIEGWSWIDAAYMTVITLATVGYSETRPLGDRGRLFTVTLIIMGVISIGYIVNRFTDALVQGYFQIGFQLRQQRQLIDSLSDHYIICGFGRTGRQIALEFATEAIPFVTVDSDPESVQAAQQLGYTVVEGDATLDEVLLKVGVERATCLVAALPSDAENLYTVLSAKALNPQIRAIARASTQEALQKLQRAGADAVVSPYITGGRRMAAAALRPQVMDFVDGILTGAGRELYMEEVRLDPDTCPCIGQSLGAARLRSQTGALVLAIRRDDGTLIGGPTADTQLMSGDLLICMGTAEQLRRLNQILGPINSKPPRPPKHL
- a CDS encoding DUF1816 domain-containing protein, with the translated sequence MQQAATDWWVEITTLSPRCVYYFGPFATKDEAKAAYPGYVKDLDGEGAKGIIVVIQRCQPKELTICEEDER
- a CDS encoding sodium:proton antiporter yields the protein MTNNYLPIQETTLQPPGNFAELVIGLIILLLVATGVALLSRRFRVPYVTGLVLAGLVFTEILPRQFGLDPALVLNLFLPILIFEAGINTDISRLRSTFKAIALLAGPGAMMATGIIAILLKFGLGLAWIPALLAGVFLANTDTVSVLAVFKEIPVPSRLSTIVEGETLFNDAVALVLFNLILNVYSTGSFTFLGGLQELVVVSVGGTVVGLILGYLSVGLFKRLDDPLSSILLTVAIALGTFQAGQFLNVSGAVAVVVAGLIFGNIGLSRNISASSRITLLSFWEYAGFGVNTFIFLLIGVEINLTIFWQTLPGVLLAVLAFQAGRLLTVYPLLAIVKWFDRPVPIRWQHVLFFGNIKGSLSMALPLSLPLALAGREQLIALVFGAVFLSLVVQATSLPWIVKRLKIAQVSSSQQQVEELQAQLMTAKAAQDELETLLKGGVLPKAIYEELRAAYQVRVAGAEKALRNLYNRRPDQFAITGNDHTKLDAIRRRLLLAEKGTLNEALRKRILSEEVVRERLKVIDEQLLRLEDD
- a CDS encoding PD-(D/E)XK nuclease family protein, producing the protein MTWLPFASYNLWSLFAPAVGQENWHCDMKRGFTKARGKETAIAQILKQDNIPQRIGHLAQRGVYEFHQDHSMLNCSNAVQTIAETLQLNQEKEEVQERVRLILRKYQENPILKDKHIIHLTRGDEGFPQPIQIQQGNYLFNLYAAIDCIFTEDDILYILDFKTGKTDFDLRQGFVYLLAVSYLYPKLPAIASFYNLETGKWSKPISATVSQLKAVQTEIAQIAKKHQHDLQRYRRNIEAFNQIFPPNPGIQCQYCQFKSVCSFSKIEVTA
- a CDS encoding TrkA family potassium uptake protein, producing the protein MYVLIGGAGLVGLSLAQRLIELGHTVAVIDIDPTACRYAREQVGVMAFEGSAVSTEVLLEAGIRKADSVAAVLRHDALNLALVTLAKHYGVPHILTRMRHRDFAEPLRLVGANHIVSTVELAVSTMVNAIEYPQVESMMHFEQGQIEVLKLSIPERCNVSGKSVAEVAQDLRFPRGSLIIGYQAHPHEDLKIPNGSTVLEPGSTVLIVTKPGSLHQMIDFIEGC
- a CDS encoding class I SAM-dependent methyltransferase — translated: MGVQTLQLDEQLYNYMRSVSLNEAEVLTQLRQETAKHPMGNMQIAPEQGQFIALLVQLMQAQKTLDIGVFTGYSALAVALALPPTGKVVACDISEEYTSIARHWWNQAGVADKIELHIAPAQDTLTQLLATGAANSFDFALIDADKSNYDTYYELALQLIRPGGLIAVDNVLWSGRVADPQVQDNRTNKIRAFNQKLHQDSRVAISLIPIGDGLTLAWKRSHIIFDKNSQTIY
- a CDS encoding rhodanese-related sulfurtransferase, yielding MTQIVATFYKFVSLPDAAEIQEPLLSYCLAHHVKGTILLAPEGINGTIAATRDRIDAVLAFLCADPRFTDLEYKESTADSPPFERMKVRLKKEIVTLGVPEVDPNEQAGTYISPQEWNALISDPEVTVIDTRNDYEVDIGSFKGAQNPQTRSFREFPEYVNQNLDPSKHKKVAMFCTGGIRCEKASSFLLTQGFAEVYHLKGGILKYLEEVPAAESLWEGECFVFDERVAVVHDLELGTHDMCRSCGHPISEADKASTQYEEGISCPYCFADLTEEKRKRQQEKQKQIELAKSKTNVISSD
- a CDS encoding Piwi domain-containing protein, yielding MTATVSQTETFLSEILPLSVSNQNLMCFRLIPEIERELGNRFAFRFSLKFPKVVAIWQEGHFWIVGAIKQLPNQNEWRNALAEIQDELHNDIGDRCYSIQWVRQPSPTPLILAQLAVQILKINRSLSSITVFSQNLVEVIREVKFWAETVEWLSATLPAMTLTIRSSIVPKCDLADFFNNHPYRHEPEQTLVGLKVKEIEHGNTCNILGITGTVGEQREELLALVQGSISKRKLEEVSADQPVVAVQFGKNKKQFRYPLAALRPCVTAETAGQFQVDYGELLKKTKVSNQERQNLLSSYKQIAQDTLNAYGFQLERSINSREYPNLFWQPATPIEETPLLFGNGFTGVRGKILQGLSKGGVYRRHDDFSDESRSIRTAALKLCDFKLNPFLEETKQRLKQYKFASDIVNKKALELQKLAGASLRSEVEQAVNELIIVPPDIVLVFLPESDRTADSDESGSLYYQIYSQLLRRGIASQFVYADTLESVDSRNILNSVIPGILGKLGNLPFVLAQPLEIADYIIGLDVSRVSKAKLPGTLNACASIRLYGRQGEFIRYQLEDALIEGEEIPRRILESLLPVAELRNKTILIYRDGPFRGQEVHNLVEWAKAISANFILVECLKSGNPRLYNFNKTNKTISAPIPGLALRLSSHEAIIVTTKVHSSVGLARPLRLRIHPQGHQTSIENVVETTLKLTLLHYGALKEPRLPMVLHGSDRIAYLRLNGINFSGVLTGDRQPWL
- a CDS encoding DUF3124 domain-containing protein gives rise to the protein MSETISRFLAIAPSAALCAITAIIVLSACTPPTTPQGQGDQTPANQAQQVILDENSKIVTGQTLYVPVYSYIYHDDQKRLFNLATTLSIRNTDLANPIIITCVRYYDSEGQLVQQYLENPIQLAALASTDFFISTSDNTGGLGANFIVDWVAQTDVSEPIIEAVMIGTGFQQGISYISPAKVIQNQTNYTCSSAPS